One genomic segment of Primulina tabacum isolate GXHZ01 chromosome 9, ASM2559414v2, whole genome shotgun sequence includes these proteins:
- the LOC142555757 gene encoding homeobox-leucine zipper protein HOX6-like — protein sequence MSTIKRSKNKSRRFSDEQIKSLETMFDSESRPELRLKMNLASKLGLQPRQVGIWFQNKRARSKSKHIENEYAMLKTKFDALSSQFDILRKENQTMLLQLQRLRNMAGQKDDEVQDNYQDPMRTATSAKPETQRAHNNELYVPSCYDAGKTVDYMEETDFLNVADVAQDSLTSPDNGCSFDSCTVLDNPGCCCSQTQWWDF from the exons ATGTCTACTATTAAGAGGAGCAAAAACAAGAGCAGACGGTTTAGTGATGAACAGATCAAGTCTTTGGAGACGATGTTCGACTCAGAATCGAGGCCAGAGCTACGCCTGAAAATGAACTTGGCTAGCAAGCTTGGGCTGCAGCCTAGACAAGTTGGCATTTGGTTCCAGAACAAAAGGGCCAGATCGAAATCCAAGCATATCGAGAACGAATACGCCATGCTTAAAACAAAGTTCGATGCGTTGTCTTCCCAGTTTGATATTTTGAGGAAAGAGAATCAAACCATGCTCCTCCAg CTGCAGAGGCTTAGAAATATGGCTGGCCAAAAAGATGATGAGGTACAAGACAATTACCAGGATCCCATGAGGACAGCAACTTCTGCGAAGCCCGAAACTCAACGAGCTCATAACAACGAGCTTTACGTGCCCTCGTGTTATGATGCAGGCAAAACTGTTGATTACATGGAGGAGACTGATTTTCTGAATGTGGCAGACGTTGCACAAGATTCATTAACATCACCGGATAATGGATGCAGCTTCGATTCTTGTACAGTTCTTGATAATCCTGGCTGCTGCTGCTCACAGACACAGTGGTGGGACTTCTAA
- the LOC142555756 gene encoding uncharacterized protein LOC142555756 codes for MASLSSPPFHTSLSSSALSALRNSHPLTNAKTIPSTIQHLSFPSSKTLFPNFKPFKFAASSSTTAVETDSSLESLKSRLKKGETIYGIFLLTFSPTLAEIAGLAGYDFAVVDMEHGHGGISDALPCLRALAATNTAAILRIPESSAAWAKKALDLGPQGIMFPMIDSPKSARKAVSYCLFPPKGVRGSAHPIVRASGYGIDEGYLSNYEEELLIMCQVECEDGVKKIDEIASVDGVDCIQMGPLDLSASMGYLWDPGHKKVKEVLRGAEKAVLKAGKAHLSGFVMPHDGAEELQRRGYHMVAGAADVGLFRSAAVEDVKKFKKAANLAKQKHDEEKEKNEDHEEKYWSE; via the coding sequence ATGGCGTCCCTATCGTCTCCTCCATTCCACACCTCTCTTTCTTCTTCTGCACTGTCAGCTCTGAGAAATTCTCACCCACTCACCAATGCCAAAACCATTCCCTCAACAATTCAACACCTTTCATTTCCATCATCGAAAACCCTATTTCCGAATTTCAAACCCTTCAAATTCGCCGCCTCTTCCTCCACCACAGCCGTCGAAACCGACTCTTCATTGGAATCTCTCAAATCCCGCCTCAAGAAAGGAGAAACCATCTATGGCATCTTCCTCCTCACATTTTCGCCTACCCTTGCCGAGATCGCCGGCTTGGCTGGCTACGACTTCGCCGTTGTGGACATGGAACACGGTCATGGAGGAATCTCCGATGCACTTCCTTGCCTCCGTGCCCTCGCCGCCACCAACACCGCAGCCATCCTCCGCATTCCAGAGTCCTCAGCCGCCTGGGCCAAAAAAGCCCTCGACCTCGGTCCTCAAGGGATCATGTTCCCCATGATCGATAGTCCCAAATCAGCCCGCAAAGCTGTCTCATACTGTCTATTTCCTCCTAAAGGCGTCCGCGGGTCGGCCCACCCGATTGTCCGGGCCTCGGGCTACGGCATTGACGAAGGGTATCTCAGCAACTACGAAGAGGAGTTGTTGATAATGTGCCAGGTGGAATGCGAAGATGGCGTGAAGAAAATCGATGAAATCGCGTCAGTGGACGGCGTTGATTGCATACAGATGGGGCCGCTGGACTTGAGCGCAAGCATGGGGTATTTATGGGACCCAGGGCACAAGAAAGTGAAGGAGGTACTGCGGGGAGCAGAGAAGGCTGTGCTAAAAGCAGGTAAAGCACATTTATCTGGTTTCGTGATGCCGCATGACGGGGCGGAGGAGTTGCAGCGAAGAGGGTATCACATGGTGGCGGGGGCGGCGGATGTGGGGTTGTTTAGAAGTGCGGCGGTGGAGGatgtgaagaaattcaagaaggcTGCTAATTTAGCGAAACAGAAGCATGATGAGGAGAAGGAGAAGAACGAAGATCACGAGGAGAAATACTGGAGTGAATGA